In a genomic window of Gigantopelta aegis isolate Gae_Host chromosome 9, Gae_host_genome, whole genome shotgun sequence:
- the LOC121381450 gene encoding putative nuclease HARBI1: MAAVILQRYRERRLLRRNRIFRDRTHPFDVFDDDVIFAKFRFRRQEILAITDDISVDILLSKRMGSLTPLLRVLITLRYFASGSFQDVCGELIGVDQSTVSRTVTRVTDVLLRQVPNHVRLPNGKKQDAIKTKFYDMSGFPNVVGCIDGTQVQIQAPTQNEHEFVNRKGYHSINVQVR; the protein is encoded by the coding sequence ATGGCTGCTGTCATTCTTCAGCGTTATCGAGAACGCCGATTACTGAGGAGAAACAGAATATTTAGGGACCGAACTCATCCGTTTGATGTTTTTGACGATGATGTCATATTTGCCAAGTTTAGATTTAGAAGACAGGAAATTCTAGCAATCACAGATGACATCAGCGTCGATATTCTGTTATCTAAACGGATGGGTTCATTGACCCCTCTTCTGCGAGTGCTAATTACACTTAGATACTTTGCCAGTGGCAGTTTCCAAGACGTTTGTGGGGAGCTTATAGGAGTTGACCAGTCAACCGTAAGCCGAACTGTGACAAGAGTCACCGACGTCTTGCTACGTCAGGTACCAAACCATGTTCGATTAcccaatggaaaaaaacaagatgccataaaaactaaattttatgaCATGAGTGGATTTCCAAATGTGGTTGGATGCATCGATGGGACtcaagttcaaatacaagctcCTACGCAGAATGAACATGAATTTGTTAACAGGAAAGGCTACCATTCCATCAATGTTCAGGTAAGataa